The Citrus sinensis cultivar Valencia sweet orange chromosome 4, DVS_A1.0, whole genome shotgun sequence DNA segment ctttatttatatcCCCAAAATCTTTCTTTAAAGATTGGTTTGGGGGTGATCGTGAAAGGGTTATTTATATCCCCAAACAAGGCATAACCAAATCCACGCAAGCTATTTATCAATGAACCAAACGTGCGTCAATAACGCACAGTTTCACATGAAGAAGCTTCTAGCCACCCACACCCCACTTCACATAGCAAGCTGTCTCCAATTATGCTTTTGTCGTTCGAACCACTTTGACTCGCTTATCAACATTTTCGTACACTGTAATAATCTTTCTcacttcttttttgttttcttgcttttgtgttttgtgtgtttttttttttttatttgtcaaagCAAAATGTTGGCACACAGGGACGGAACAGAAAGTCACAAGGACAATTTCTCAAGTCGTTTTCAGCTTATTTAAAGTTACTCTCGCAACGTGTTGCTGCATGAGTTGCTTTATCATAGTGTTTTTCATTTACTTATGgaaacaacaagaagaagaaaaacaagttAATGGCCTTGCTGGCTGGTTGGCTGGCTTctttttatcatcatcatccattCGTCAGTCTTTGGGCTTGTAAGTGTTGCTGGCTTTTGCCATTTGGgttcttcttaatttcttcattcattttaatatttcaggtGATTGTCCAGCTGACCCttttgtttacttttattcttttcctgTTATTATCAATCGGATTGCTCTTGTCTTGACCTTTTTCTCTTATCTTCTTCCTCAAATCTGTTTAGTTCTATCTCTGTTTAGTTTGCATAATCCCAGCTTAGTCAATTGTTTAGCTGTTTCAGGTTAAATTTCTGACCTTTGGCTCAtttgtttccatttttctttttgcagtTTTAATCACAGTTTTGCCTCAAATCCTTTCTTTCTGAGTCTTGATGATGGTGAATGTTAGGAGTTTTGAGTTGCTCCTATGGCTTTCATCAGTTCTTTGTCTAGTTTCTGTTTCGACGGCGTTTGATCCTGTAGATAATTATCTTATAGACTGTGGATCGTTCACAAATACATCGGCTGGTAATCGAGTGTTTGCAGCTGATCATACTTCTACTTTCACTAATCTGTCATCCCCACAAAACATTTCGATCAATGCTAGCTTGAATTCTATTTCATCTGGCAACTATTCGCGTTTGTATCACACTGCTAGAATATTCACTGGACCGTCCAATTACTCGTTTTCGATCAAAAAACAAGCGAGGCACTTTATTCGCCTTCATTTCTTCCCATTTGTTCATGAAACCTACAACATGAGTACTGCAAAGTTCTCTGTTTCTTCTCAAAGCTTTACCCTTATCAAAGATTACCAATCACAAGAGGGTTCTTCAGTCAAGGAGTACTCGTTGAACATAGCTTCTGATAGGCTTGTTCTCAGTTTTACACCCTTTGCTAATTCATTCGCCTTCATAAATGCTTTGGAAGTAATTTCGCTTCCTGATGAGCTCATTCCACAAAGTGCTAAAACCATTGACCCTCAAGGTAGTAGTACTGGTAACCAAAGTCTACAGAGGCAGGCCTTAGAGACTGTTGCAAGGGTTAATATGGGTGGTAAGGATGTGCCTCCACAAAATGATGTTTTGTGGCGGCGTTGGGTTTCTGATGATGCATATTTGAAACACAGTAATCTAGTAATGTTTGTGTCGAATACCTCAATTGTCAATTTCACTGACTCCGTAACTGAGAATATTGCCCCCCGTGATGTCTACGGCACTGCCACCATAGTGAACTCTGGTTCTGATCCTAATTCTAATGTAAATGTCACATGGAACTTCGATGTGGATCCTGGTTTTGAATTTCTAGTCCGGTTTCACTTTtgtgatatatattttaacaatatttcGTCGCTTGCGTTCAATGTTTATATCAATTCAAGGTCTGCACAACTGGATTTTGATCTTCATAAGCTACCTTCATATGCTGCTGGCAACCCTTATTACATGGATTTCATCACGAGAGAAAGTGATAACCCCAAACTCCATGTAAGTATTGGTCGCTCTACTTTGGTTGACGCTTTCCCAAATGCCATTCTTAATGGGTTGGAGATCATGAAGATAAACAATTCTAGGGGAGACTTTGATGTCGCCGAATCCACTTCACCTAAAAGTTCCAAGACAAGAGTCGGTCTTATAGTGGGCGTTGCTTCTGGGTCTTGTATCTCTGTTGGTTTGGCTTTGGTTCTCGTACTGTTGTGCAGAAGAAGAAATAGGCTAGCACGCGGTCATTTGAAAGCAGACGAGCAATT contains these protein-coding regions:
- the LOC102614958 gene encoding receptor-like protein kinase HERK 1, which gives rise to MMVNVRSFELLLWLSSVLCLVSVSTAFDPVDNYLIDCGSFTNTSAGNRVFAADHTSTFTNLSSPQNISINASLNSISSGNYSRLYHTARIFTGPSNYSFSIKKQARHFIRLHFFPFVHETYNMSTAKFSVSSQSFTLIKDYQSQEGSSVKEYSLNIASDRLVLSFTPFANSFAFINALEVISLPDELIPQSAKTIDPQGSSTGNQSLQRQALETVARVNMGGKDVPPQNDVLWRRWVSDDAYLKHSNLVMFVSNTSIVNFTDSVTENIAPRDVYGTATIVNSGSDPNSNVNVTWNFDVDPGFEFLVRFHFCDIYFNNISSLAFNVYINSRSAQLDFDLHKLPSYAAGNPYYMDFITRESDNPKLHVSIGRSTLVDAFPNAILNGLEIMKINNSRGDFDVAESTSPKSSKTRVGLIVGVASGSCISVGLALVLVLLCRRRNRLARGHLKADEQFAVKEGHISAIFSSSKIGYRFPFVAIQEATDNFSESLVIGIGGFGKVYRGVLRDETKVAVKRGGTQSHQGLAEFRTEIEMLSQFRHRHLVSLIGYCDERNEMIIIYEYMENGTLKDHLYASNFPSLSWRKRLEICIGAARGLHYLHTGSTKAIIHRDVKSANILLDENLMAKVADFGLSKIGPDLDQTHVSTAVKGSFGYLDPEYLTKQQLTEKSDVYSFGVVMFEILCGRPVIDPSLPREKVNLVEWAMKCQETGQLEDIVDPTLTGQIKPDSLNKFVEIAEKCLAQCGIDRPSMGDVLWNLEYALQLQGDEGKSSPKGETSSPNNHSHSQTGLSNTEFSTASVGDLAGVSMSKVFAQMVREEMREM